One window from the genome of Candidatus Didemnitutus sp. encodes:
- a CDS encoding DUF4198 domain-containing protein, whose translation MITTALRSLPVLTLLAAPLSAHEFWLRPATHFAAPDDTVEFALRVGMDFQGEPRPFTCELVTAFNHFTASGRSDEYSRVPATAVEPSTLSLPLAGSGTHLLAVDTIAKSITLEAEKFNDYLREDGLDRVLRLRAERGQEKSPGRELYRRCVKTLVRVGESSDTTYATRTGQRLEIVPRADPFATRPGGSLGFTVFFDDQPLAGALVRAWHRQGDKLTELPARTAADGTVAFTLPFAGDWMISVVHMVPLADAPGYDWQSYWGNLTFAIPTP comes from the coding sequence ATGATCACGACCGCCCTCCGCTCCCTCCCCGTCCTGACGCTCCTCGCGGCTCCGCTCTCCGCCCACGAATTCTGGCTGCGCCCCGCGACGCACTTTGCCGCGCCGGACGACACCGTCGAATTCGCCTTGCGCGTCGGCATGGATTTCCAAGGCGAACCACGCCCCTTCACCTGCGAGCTCGTCACCGCATTCAACCACTTCACCGCCTCGGGCCGCAGCGACGAATACTCGCGCGTGCCCGCCACCGCCGTCGAGCCGAGCACACTGTCCCTTCCCCTTGCCGGCTCCGGCACGCACCTGCTCGCCGTCGATACCATCGCCAAGTCCATCACGCTCGAAGCGGAAAAGTTCAACGACTACCTGCGCGAAGACGGTCTCGATCGCGTCCTCCGCCTCCGCGCCGAGCGCGGCCAGGAAAAATCCCCCGGCCGCGAACTCTACCGCCGCTGCGTCAAAACTCTCGTGCGCGTCGGCGAGTCGTCCGACACCACTTATGCCACCCGCACCGGCCAGCGCCTCGAAATCGTCCCGCGCGCCGATCCGTTCGCCACGCGCCCGGGCGGCTCGCTCGGCTTCACCGTGTTCTTCGACGACCAGCCGCTCGCCGGCGCCCTCGTCCGCGCGTGGCATCGCCAAGGTGACAAACTCACCGAGCTTCCCGCCCGCACCGCCGCCGACGGCACAGTCGCGTTCACGCTCCCATTCGCCGGCGACTGGATGATCAGCGTCGTGCACATGGTCCCACTCGCCGACGCCCCGGGATACGACTGGCAAAGTTACTGGGGCAATCTCACCTTCGCCATTCCCACGCCATGA
- a CDS encoding exo-alpha-sialidase has product MKRNLHAALLSLSLALCAHTAAAVREFPSPAPADTQESSLYTGTDGTTYLTYAGPGTAAGERALWLATLAPGAATWSAPRPIVSTKLLMENWADFASLTVGTDGQLWAQWFQKPADEDAHGYDGWCARSTDGGATWTKPAALGHEFVSLAPLSEGRVMAVWLESARVRDPNAPRVKRDPNAARPAKDPNAPYAPAMRLKARLLAPDGSTLQDWVVDPDTCTCCQTSLAHLGGDRLILAYRGHTPDEIRDNQIVFFNQNIWGPPRPLHTDGWKIPACPVNGPAADARGESLAIAWFTAADGVARVQAKVSCDGGVTFGPALAIDLGRPIGRIDLVKLADNSSLVSWLEAASKGNDAGLYVRRIFPDGSLSAPQLVAATSSVRASGFARLAARRDGDGLTAVISWTDAVPKDAANPKSPAATQVHTALIDAAALKPAPAATTSAARPRAIVRGDELALLELCEPTAPTHSSLNDSP; this is encoded by the coding sequence ATGAAACGGAACCTCCACGCCGCCCTGCTCAGCCTCAGCCTCGCGCTCTGCGCGCACACCGCCGCCGCCGTGCGCGAATTTCCCTCGCCCGCGCCCGCCGACACCCAGGAGTCCTCGCTCTACACCGGCACCGACGGCACGACCTACCTCACCTACGCCGGCCCCGGCACCGCCGCCGGCGAGCGCGCCTTGTGGCTCGCGACGCTCGCGCCCGGCGCCGCGACATGGAGCGCCCCGCGCCCGATCGTCAGCACGAAGCTGCTCATGGAAAACTGGGCCGACTTCGCCTCTCTCACCGTCGGCACCGACGGCCAGCTCTGGGCCCAGTGGTTTCAAAAACCCGCGGACGAAGACGCCCACGGTTACGATGGCTGGTGTGCCCGCTCCACCGACGGCGGCGCCACCTGGACCAAGCCCGCCGCACTCGGACACGAATTCGTCAGCCTCGCCCCGCTCAGCGAAGGCCGCGTCATGGCCGTCTGGCTCGAAAGCGCCCGCGTCCGCGATCCAAACGCACCGCGGGTGAAACGCGATCCGAACGCTGCTCGCCCCGCCAAGGACCCCAACGCGCCTTACGCCCCCGCGATGCGCCTCAAAGCCCGCCTGCTCGCGCCCGACGGCTCGACGCTGCAGGATTGGGTCGTCGATCCCGACACCTGCACCTGCTGCCAGACCTCGCTCGCCCACCTCGGCGGCGACCGCCTCATCCTCGCCTATCGCGGGCACACGCCCGACGAGATCCGCGACAACCAAATCGTCTTCTTCAACCAAAACATCTGGGGCCCGCCGCGCCCGCTCCATACCGACGGCTGGAAAATCCCCGCCTGCCCCGTCAACGGCCCCGCCGCCGACGCGCGCGGCGAGTCGCTCGCCATCGCGTGGTTCACTGCCGCCGACGGCGTCGCCCGCGTGCAAGCCAAGGTCTCCTGCGACGGCGGCGTCACCTTCGGCCCCGCGCTCGCGATTGATCTCGGCCGCCCCATCGGCCGCATCGACCTCGTGAAACTCGCCGACAACTCCTCGCTCGTCTCGTGGCTCGAAGCCGCGTCGAAGGGCAACGACGCCGGCCTCTACGTCCGCCGCATTTTCCCCGACGGCTCGCTCTCCGCCCCGCAACTCGTCGCCGCGACGTCCTCGGTCCGCGCCAGCGGTTTCGCCCGCCTCGCCGCGCGCCGCGACGGCGACGGCCTCACCGCTGTCATCAGCTGGACCGACGCCGTGCCGAAGGACGCCGCGAATCCGAAATCCCCCGCCGCCACGCAAGTCCACACCGCGCTGATCGACGCCGCCGCGCTGAAGCCCGCTCCCGCCGCAACCACGAGCGCCGCCCGCCCGCGCGCCATCGTGCGCGGCGACGAACTCGCGCTCCTTGAGCTTTGCGAACCCACCGCGCCCACTCATTCTTCCCTCAACGATTCACCATGA
- a CDS encoding copper-binding protein: MKLRSLLLALFSFLPAALFAADSAKNCGCACCKGKEVCCCHADEEKSAPVADAAPAPQLHPLKGLVVEVLADKSALVVKHEEVPGVMHAMTMMFRVEAETLARVKKGDAITAQMGRDAEKKWILRDVKVVAP, encoded by the coding sequence ATGAAACTCCGCTCGCTCCTGCTCGCCCTCTTCTCATTCCTGCCCGCCGCGCTCTTCGCCGCCGATTCAGCGAAGAACTGCGGCTGCGCTTGCTGCAAAGGCAAGGAAGTCTGCTGCTGCCACGCCGACGAAGAAAAGTCCGCCCCCGTCGCCGACGCAGCGCCGGCCCCGCAGCTGCATCCGCTCAAGGGCCTCGTCGTCGAAGTCCTCGCCGACAAGTCCGCGCTCGTCGTGAAACACGAGGAAGTCCCCGGCGTGATGCACGCGATGACGATGATGTTCCGCGTCGAAGCCGAGACACTCGCCCGCGTGAAAAAGGGCGACGCCATCACCGCGCAGATGGGCCGCGATGCAGAGAAAAAGTGGATCCTGCGCGACGTGAAGGTCGTCGCGCCCTGA
- a CDS encoding toll/interleukin-1 receptor domain-containing protein: MSQDPAPAGRPSVFLSYASEDRPAIRKLRDALNEAGIDAWYDENELTGGDAWDAKIRRQIRECTYFMPVISTRASARLEGYFRREWRFALERMLDMADDIVFLLPVTIDESTETTARVPEKFVTVQWLRVPEGDATPAFRELARRLAAGGPHRLHHAPTVAPRPDNLARAPQYLPPLSSPAPVGRWKKTWRAWLRLPLWVRVIGWIVFIIVALNACTHCSFSVGSAPPPVPGRPDEIAAKVNDSLRRLESNSPITKRPADLIIVTHSAAANGTGITGELFGKLVVLSGVRTSLSTMPLKDGETPAARGATLGARLVLSCAPDTVDAKLVTRVKIERTADGSTVWSADFPATENAGVIARETYPQIAALLLKKD, encoded by the coding sequence ATGTCCCAAGATCCCGCCCCCGCCGGCCGACCGTCCGTTTTCCTGAGCTACGCCTCCGAGGATCGGCCCGCCATTCGCAAGCTACGCGATGCGTTGAACGAGGCCGGAATCGACGCGTGGTATGACGAGAACGAGCTCACCGGCGGCGACGCGTGGGACGCGAAAATCCGCCGCCAAATCCGCGAGTGCACCTACTTCATGCCCGTGATCTCGACCCGGGCGAGCGCGCGGCTCGAAGGCTATTTCCGGCGCGAGTGGCGTTTCGCGCTCGAGCGCATGCTCGATATGGCCGACGACATCGTTTTCCTCCTGCCCGTCACGATCGACGAATCGACGGAGACGACTGCACGCGTCCCCGAGAAATTCGTGACGGTGCAGTGGCTGCGCGTGCCCGAGGGCGACGCCACTCCCGCGTTCCGCGAGCTCGCACGGCGGCTCGCCGCAGGCGGACCGCACCGCTTGCACCACGCGCCGACGGTCGCGCCGCGACCGGACAATCTCGCCCGCGCCCCGCAATATCTCCCGCCGCTGTCTTCCCCCGCGCCTGTCGGCCGGTGGAAAAAAACCTGGCGCGCCTGGCTCCGGCTGCCGCTCTGGGTCCGCGTCATCGGCTGGATCGTTTTCATCATTGTCGCGTTGAACGCGTGCACGCACTGCTCCTTCAGCGTGGGCAGCGCACCGCCGCCGGTCCCCGGCCGCCCGGACGAGATCGCCGCGAAGGTCAACGACTCGCTGCGCCGCCTGGAGTCCAACTCCCCGATCACGAAACGCCCGGCCGACCTTATCATCGTCACCCACTCGGCGGCGGCCAACGGCACCGGCATCACCGGCGAACTGTTCGGCAAGCTGGTCGTCCTGAGCGGCGTCCGGACAAGCCTGAGCACCATGCCGCTGAAGGACGGCGAGACACCCGCCGCCCGCGGCGCCACGCTCGGCGCGCGCCTCGTGCTGTCCTGCGCGCCCGACACGGTCGACGCAAAGCTGGTCACTCGGGTGAAAATCGAGCGCACGGCCGACGGCAGCACGGTGTGGTCGGCCGATTTTCCTGCGACCGAGAACGCCGGTGTCATCGCCCGCGAGACCTACCCGCAGATCGCGGCGTTGCTGCTCAAGAAGGACTGA